A DNA window from Streptomyces sp. 71268 contains the following coding sequences:
- a CDS encoding type I polyketide synthase, which produces MTSDEKVLDTLKRLTSDLRRTRQRLREVEEAGAEPIAIVGMACRFPGGVTSPEGLWRVVTEGQDVISPFPTDRGWDPDLYDPDPARRGSVSVREGGFLHDAAAFDPAFFGMSAREALATDPQQRLLLETCWEAVERAGIDPVSLRGSDTGVFAGVIYQDYAARLRQPPGEFEGYLGNGSTGSVASGRVAYALGLRGPAISLDTACSSSLVAVHQAARALRAGDCALALAGGVTVMASPMALVEFSRQRGLAGDARCKAFAAGADGTALGEGVGMLLLERLSDARRAGRRVLAVVRGSAVNQDGASSGLTAPSGPAQQRVIRQALAGAGLAASDVDAVEAHGTGTTLGDPIEAQALLATYGQDRPADRPLWLGSVKSNIGHAQAAAGVAGLIKMVLALRHGVLPRTLHVDAPNPHVDWSAGAVRLLTERRTWPEMGRPRRAGVSSFGVSGTNAHVVLEQSPEPPREDAGADARDPLAPLPGGVPWVVSGRGAEALRAQADRLAAYVAEHPELSTVEVGAALARTRSVFDHRAVVWGTDRDALLAGVRALAADRDAPGVTRGCVRTDARAVFVLTPPERLDWADRLADASPAFARRLAECDEALSGFADWSVRDVLRRARPTADAGPGRPVPTADGVAADRAARWAVVVALAGLWEEYGVRPAAVIGVGAATVAGACVAGALSLKEGARAVTSTVVAPVAPAGARVPFHAAPDGPAAAVREVLGRGQTLFVEVGEGATAAPDIASVAAVAGHEVHVIASPAGGVSGADGLPAALAELHARHLTVDWSAAFPVGAPTVELPTYAFRRRRYWLDDGPKVADVAAAGLAPAGHPLLDATVELPDGGGWLHTGRLSARSHPWLADHRVLGRVLLPGTAVVELACWAGARAGCGHVAELTLTAPLELPGPDAGPDEGSALRLWVSAPDATGRRGFELSARPAAEPHGQWTRHAMGTLAPVSDGVDAAAEPAHWPPRGAEPVALDGFAERSARLGIGAGPAFDGLRAVWRRGDEVFAEASSPAALQAQAGQFGVHPALLDAALRAVVAASPEGASELLVPYAWHGVTVAATGAETLRVSITPEGPHAVRVTATDAAGAPVLSVTRLESRPFRVPVPAASGSLSRTHWVPADRTDRGPGPLAVLGGADALPLAVDASYPDLATLVAAVATGAPPPGAVLWPVPVPGGTSATPPEAVRTATGELLGLVRAWLAEPRLADARLVAVVTEPTGAGEPGRRLVGAAVRGLLRSARSEHPRRFGLLNLADATATALAPALALLDTEPEVTLRDGRPLVARLTPVTPVAGAEAGHPSGSGHGTVLVTGGTGTLGGLVARRLAEQGARRLLLVSRSGERAPGARELAAEIGGLGTEVAFAACDVTDRRALAAVVRSVPDGRPLTGVVHAAGVVDDGLVATLTPERLAAVLRPKVDAAWHLHELTADLGLREFVVFSSASGAFGPAGQAGYASANACLDALARHRHTLGLPALSLAWGPWAERSALTGALTDRERERMGRDGVRPLATPDALDLFDAARGMAGEPVLVPLRLDPDRLRDRAQRGNVAPLLIGLVTPFATPPTVDQSTPETAAPPTTPTPAPVTAAPASPTGGGAHPAEQRLRAMPEPERLRVLTELVLTQAAVALGEAPEDGIDPDLGFVDLGFDSLASLDLQAALHEEIGVELPSTLIFDYPNATALAGHLCAELSGRQGTEVAPALAELDRLEAFLTPFAADDQARGSIAHRLRDLLSRWADEPQDAPDKSDLAVASDDELFAALDQLRGPERGTPPNPNSNSNPNRL; this is translated from the coding sequence ATGACGAGCGACGAGAAGGTTCTCGACACCCTCAAACGGCTGACCTCGGACCTGCGCCGGACCCGGCAGCGGCTGCGGGAGGTCGAGGAGGCCGGCGCCGAGCCGATCGCGATCGTGGGGATGGCCTGCCGCTTCCCCGGCGGGGTGACGTCACCCGAGGGGCTGTGGCGGGTGGTCACGGAGGGGCAGGACGTCATCTCCCCGTTCCCGACCGACCGAGGCTGGGACCCGGACCTGTACGACCCGGACCCGGCCCGGCGCGGCAGCGTCTCCGTACGCGAGGGTGGCTTCCTCCACGACGCCGCCGCCTTCGACCCGGCGTTCTTCGGGATGAGCGCCCGTGAGGCGCTGGCCACCGATCCGCAGCAGCGGCTGCTCCTGGAGACGTGCTGGGAGGCGGTCGAGCGGGCCGGCATCGACCCGGTGTCGTTGCGTGGCTCCGATACCGGGGTGTTCGCCGGTGTCATCTACCAGGACTACGCGGCCCGGCTGCGGCAGCCGCCGGGCGAGTTCGAGGGCTATCTCGGCAACGGCAGTACGGGCAGCGTGGCCTCCGGCCGGGTGGCGTACGCGCTGGGTCTGCGGGGGCCGGCGATCAGCCTCGACACGGCCTGTTCGTCGTCGCTGGTCGCCGTGCACCAGGCGGCGCGTGCGCTGCGTGCGGGTGACTGCGCGCTGGCCCTGGCGGGTGGGGTGACGGTGATGGCCTCGCCGATGGCGCTGGTCGAGTTCAGCCGGCAGCGGGGGCTGGCGGGCGACGCGCGTTGCAAGGCGTTCGCGGCCGGGGCCGACGGCACCGCTCTGGGCGAGGGGGTGGGCATGCTCCTGCTTGAGCGGCTGTCGGACGCGCGACGTGCCGGGCGTCGTGTCCTGGCGGTGGTCCGGGGCAGCGCCGTCAACCAGGACGGCGCGAGCAGCGGGCTCACCGCGCCGAGCGGGCCGGCGCAGCAGCGGGTGATCCGGCAGGCGCTGGCGGGGGCCGGCCTGGCCGCGTCGGACGTGGACGCCGTCGAGGCGCACGGCACGGGCACCACGCTCGGCGACCCGATCGAGGCCCAGGCCCTGCTTGCCACCTACGGCCAGGACCGACCGGCCGACCGGCCGCTGTGGCTGGGTTCGGTGAAGTCCAACATCGGCCACGCGCAGGCCGCCGCCGGGGTCGCCGGGCTGATCAAGATGGTGCTCGCGCTGCGGCACGGCGTCCTGCCCCGCACGCTGCACGTCGACGCGCCGAACCCGCATGTGGACTGGTCCGCCGGTGCCGTGCGGCTGCTGACCGAGCGGCGGACATGGCCGGAGATGGGTCGCCCGCGCCGCGCGGGGGTCTCCTCGTTCGGGGTCAGCGGCACCAACGCGCACGTGGTCCTGGAGCAATCCCCGGAGCCGCCCCGGGAGGACGCCGGTGCCGATGCCAGGGACCCGCTCGCGCCGCTGCCGGGCGGCGTGCCGTGGGTGGTCTCCGGGCGTGGCGCCGAGGCGCTGCGGGCCCAGGCCGACCGGCTGGCCGCGTACGTGGCGGAGCACCCCGAGCTGTCCACCGTCGAGGTGGGCGCGGCGTTGGCCCGTACCCGTTCGGTCTTCGACCACCGGGCCGTGGTGTGGGGCACCGACCGTGACGCGCTGCTGGCGGGGGTACGGGCGCTCGCGGCGGACCGGGACGCGCCGGGCGTGACGCGTGGGTGTGTGCGTACCGACGCGCGCGCCGTGTTCGTGCTAACCCCGCCGGAGCGGCTGGACTGGGCGGACCGGCTGGCTGACGCCTCGCCCGCGTTCGCCCGTCGCCTCGCCGAGTGCGACGAGGCGCTGAGTGGCTTCGCTGACTGGTCGGTACGGGATGTCCTGCGCCGCGCCCGACCCACGGCCGACGCGGGCCCTGGCCGGCCCGTGCCCACGGCGGATGGCGTGGCCGCCGACCGGGCGGCGCGGTGGGCGGTCGTGGTCGCGCTGGCCGGGCTGTGGGAGGAGTACGGCGTACGGCCCGCCGCGGTGATCGGGGTGGGGGCCGCCACGGTCGCCGGGGCGTGTGTGGCGGGTGCGCTGTCGCTGAAGGAGGGGGCCCGCGCGGTGACCTCGACGGTCGTGGCGCCGGTCGCTCCGGCCGGGGCGCGCGTGCCGTTCCACGCGGCGCCCGACGGCCCGGCCGCCGCCGTCCGGGAGGTGCTCGGGCGCGGCCAGACGCTGTTCGTGGAGGTGGGCGAGGGCGCCACGGCCGCCCCGGACATCGCGTCGGTCGCCGCCGTGGCCGGGCACGAGGTCCACGTGATCGCCTCGCCGGCCGGGGGCGTCAGTGGCGCCGACGGGCTGCCCGCCGCGCTGGCCGAATTGCACGCCCGCCACCTGACGGTGGACTGGTCGGCGGCGTTCCCGGTTGGGGCGCCGACGGTGGAGCTGCCCACCTACGCCTTCCGCCGCCGCCGCTACTGGCTGGACGACGGTCCGAAGGTGGCCGACGTGGCGGCGGCCGGGCTGGCCCCGGCCGGCCATCCGCTGCTCGACGCCACGGTGGAGCTGCCCGACGGCGGCGGGTGGTTGCATACCGGGCGGCTGTCCGCGCGCTCCCATCCGTGGCTCGCCGACCACCGCGTCCTGGGCCGGGTGCTGTTGCCCGGTACGGCGGTGGTCGAGCTGGCGTGCTGGGCGGGTGCGCGGGCCGGGTGTGGGCACGTCGCGGAGCTGACGCTGACCGCCCCGCTGGAGCTGCCCGGTCCGGACGCCGGCCCCGACGAGGGCAGCGCCCTGCGCCTGTGGGTGAGCGCTCCGGACGCCACGGGTCGCCGCGGGTTCGAGCTGTCCGCCCGCCCGGCGGCCGAGCCACACGGCCAGTGGACCAGGCACGCCATGGGCACGTTGGCCCCCGTCTCCGATGGCGTCGACGCTGCGGCCGAGCCGGCACACTGGCCACCGCGCGGGGCCGAGCCGGTGGCGCTTGACGGCTTCGCGGAGCGCTCGGCGCGGCTGGGCATCGGTGCCGGCCCGGCGTTCGACGGTTTGCGGGCCGTGTGGCGGCGGGGTGACGAGGTGTTCGCCGAGGCGTCCTCGCCGGCCGCCCTCCAGGCTCAGGCCGGGCAGTTCGGGGTGCACCCGGCGCTGCTGGACGCCGCGCTGCGGGCCGTGGTCGCCGCGTCGCCGGAGGGCGCATCGGAGTTGCTCGTCCCGTACGCCTGGCACGGTGTGACGGTGGCCGCCACCGGGGCGGAGACCCTGCGCGTGTCGATCACGCCCGAGGGCCCGCACGCCGTGCGGGTGACGGCCACCGACGCCGCCGGGGCACCGGTCCTGTCCGTCACACGCCTTGAGTCCCGACCGTTTCGGGTGCCGGTGCCCGCCGCGTCGGGTTCGCTGTCGCGCACGCACTGGGTGCCGGCCGACCGCACCGATCGCGGGCCCGGCCCGCTGGCGGTGCTCGGCGGCGCGGACGCGCTGCCGCTGGCCGTCGACGCGTCCTACCCCGACCTCGCGACGCTGGTCGCGGCGGTGGCCACGGGCGCGCCACCGCCCGGGGCCGTCCTGTGGCCGGTGCCCGTGCCGGGAGGTACGTCCGCGACGCCGCCGGAAGCGGTGCGCACCGCGACCGGTGAGCTGCTGGGCCTGGTACGGGCCTGGTTGGCCGAACCCCGGCTCGCCGACGCGCGGCTGGTCGCCGTCGTCACGGAGCCCACCGGGGCCGGGGAGCCGGGCCGCCGGCTGGTGGGCGCGGCCGTGCGGGGGCTGCTGCGCAGCGCCCGATCGGAGCACCCGCGCCGGTTCGGCCTGCTGAACCTGGCCGACGCGACCGCCACCGCACTGGCACCCGCGCTCGCGCTGCTGGACACCGAGCCGGAGGTGACCCTGCGCGACGGCCGACCGCTGGTGGCCCGGCTGACACCGGTGACTCCGGTGGCGGGTGCCGAGGCGGGCCATCCATCGGGCTCCGGGCACGGCACGGTCCTGGTCACGGGTGGCACCGGCACGCTTGGCGGGTTGGTCGCCCGACGGCTGGCGGAACAGGGCGCGCGGCGGCTGCTGCTGGTCAGCCGCAGCGGCGAGCGAGCGCCAGGAGCGCGCGAACTTGCCGCTGAGATCGGCGGGTTGGGCACGGAGGTCGCGTTCGCCGCGTGTGACGTGACCGACCGGCGGGCGCTGGCCGCCGTGGTGCGCTCGGTACCCGACGGGCGACCGCTGACGGGCGTGGTGCACGCGGCCGGAGTCGTCGACGACGGTCTGGTGGCGACGCTGACGCCGGAGCGGCTCGCGGCGGTGCTCCGGCCCAAGGTGGACGCCGCCTGGCACCTGCACGAGCTGACAGCCGACCTGGGCCTACGGGAGTTCGTCGTCTTCTCCTCCGCGTCCGGCGCCTTCGGCCCCGCGGGCCAGGCGGGTTACGCCTCGGCCAACGCCTGCCTGGACGCCCTGGCCCGACACCGTCACACCCTGGGCCTGCCCGCCCTGTCGCTCGCCTGGGGCCCGTGGGCCGAACGCAGCGCGCTGACCGGCGCGTTGACCGACCGCGAACGGGAGCGCATGGGCCGGGACGGGGTGCGGCCCCTGGCGACACCGGACGCGCTCGACCTCTTCGACGCGGCACGCGGGATGGCCGGAGAGCCGGTGCTTGTTCCGCTGCGACTTGACCCCGACCGGCTACGGGACCGCGCTCAACGCGGCAACGTCGCTCCGCTCCTGATCGGACTGGTCACCCCATTCGCCACTCCCCCGACCGTCGACCAGTCCACCCCCGAGACTGCCGCGCCTCCCACGACACCAACGCCCGCACCGGTTACGGCAGCGCCAGCGTCCCCGACCGGCGGCGGTGCGCACCCGGCCGAGCAGCGGCTACGGGCCATGCCGGAGCCGGAGCGGCTGCGGGTGCTCACCGAACTGGTGCTGACCCAGGCCGCGGTGGCGCTCGGCGAGGCACCGGAGGACGGCATCGACCCGGACCTCGGCTTCGTGGACCTGGGCTTCGACTCCCTCGCCAGCCTCGATCTCCAGGCCGCGCTGCACGAGGAGATCGGGGTCGAGCTGCCCAGCACGTTGATCTTCGACTATCCCAACGCCACCGCGCTGGCCGGCCACCTCTGCGCCGAGCTGAGCGGGCGGCAGGGCACCGAGGTGGCTCCGGCACTGGCCGAGTTGGACCGTCTGGAGGCATTCCTCACTCCCTTCGCCGCCGACGACCAGGCGCGGGGTTCGATCGCCCACCGGCTGCGCGACCTGCTGTCCCGCTGGGCGGACGAGCCACAGGACGCCCCGGACAAGTCCGACCTCGCGGTGGCGAGCGACGACGAACTCTTCGCCGCGCTCGACCAGTTGCGCGGCCCGGAGCGCGGCACTCCCCCGAACCCGAACTCGAACTCGAACCCGAACCGGCTTTAG